From the Armatimonadota bacterium genome, the window CCATTGGGATCGCGCAACACCCGCCCGTACATTCCGGCGTCGTGGGGCAGCACTGCGCTTAATAAAGTAGCCACCGCGCCGCTGCTGCGGTGATGCTCTACCAGCTTGCGCAGGGTATCGCCGTCTATCAGGGGGGTATCCCCCGGCAACACTAGCAGGTCACCGTCGTAGCCACCCAGCAACTGCCTCGCACTCATAACGGCGTGCCCCGTGCCGAGCTGCTCCTCTTGCAGAGCGAACTCACACTGCCCCTGAAATCTGTCCCGCACGCGCTCCGCTTCGTGACCGACAACCACGATGGTACGAGAGACTCCCGCCGACTCGCAGGCGTCCAGGAGATATGAAAGCAACGGTTTTCCGCACAGGGGATGGAGCGGTTTAGGCAGACGGGATTTCATTCGGGTGCTTTTGCCAGCCGCCATGATGACGGCGGTTAGGGAAGGTTTGCTCACACTGCTCCTCCACAAAGACGTGCCCTTCCGGGGCACGATAACGCTTTTTAACGATAACATGTTATCACCAACCACCCCCTTTGGTCAAGGGTGCAGATAAGAATGGGGGCGCACTGATTTCTATGGTAAAATAAGGTCGGGGATGATATCCATGAAGCGAGCTGCCGTTCTTTTATGGATGATGAATATCGTCTTAGCGCTTGTTGTTGCCGGACTGTGGTGGAAGCATTTGCGGCAGCGCGACGCCACGTTTGGCAGCGAGGGGATTCCCTACAGCGTCCAGCAAGTCTATGAGCAGCTGCATACTGCCAAGATATATCGGGGCAACCCCGCCCGCAAATGGATTGCGCTCACCTTCGACGATGGTCCGCATCCTTACCACACGCCTGTCCTGCTCAGCACTTTACGCCGATTGAAAGTGCGGGCTACCTTCTTTGTGGTGGGCAAGAACGTAGACCGTTATCCCTACCTGGTGCGCCAGATGGTAAAAGACGGTCACGAAGTGGAAAACCATACCTACAACCATCTGCGCCTGAGTCAGTTGCCTTTGGGGATTGTGCAGGAAGAGATAGAAGCGGGAGCAGCGGCCATATGGCGCGCTACGGGACATCTCCCGCGCTTTGTACGACCACCCGGAGGCATGGTCAATCACTCGGTGCGGCAGGTCGCCCAGTTCGACGGCTATGTAACGGTTATGTGGACGATAGACCCTGCCGACTATGAACGTCCAGATGTGAGAACACTCAGGCAGCGGTTGTTTGCCGGTGTGCGACCAGGCAGTATCATCCTGTTGCATGAGAAAGTGCCGCAAACGGTAGAGATACTTCCTGAGTTTGTACGGGAAATGCGCAGGCAGGGCTATGAGTTCGTCACCGTCGAGGAGATGTGGAAGGACATGCAGCGATCGGTGCTGCAGATGGCGTCTTATGAACGTGATGGCTTGCCGTTGCCCTTCTTCGGTGGTTCCTGAGCGTACAGCTCCGACAGCTCGGCAAACAGGTTGCGTTCCACCTCTGAACGTTCCTTCTCGTCGTACTCTTCGATGCGCTGCTCCAGCAGTCGCGCCAGACGTATTACCCGCCACACGAGCATCACGACGACCAACCCGCCCAGTGCCCATATCAGGATGCGCAACACATCCATGAGGTTTACCTCCCGCGAGTTTCCAGACCCTTCGCCCATGCGCTGTGCGCGTGGCACAGCGCGACCGCCAGCGCGTCGGCGGCGTCGTCGGGTTTGGGTGTTTCAGCAAGACCCAGCAGTTTGGTCACCATATACTGTATCTGTTTCTTCTCCGCACCGCCATAGCCCACCACCGCCGTTTTCACCTGTAATGGTGTGTACTCTACCCACCCGATACCGCGCTGAGCTACCGCCAGCAAGATAACGCCGATGGTGCGTCCCACGCTGAGCGCGGTGGTCTCGTTGCGGTTGAAGAACAATCGTTCGGTGACCACCACATCGGGCTGGTACTCGTCTAGCAGACGACAGACCTGCTCGTAGATACGCTGTAACCTGTGCGGCGCAGCAAGATTGGCCGGCGTGGTGATACAGCCAAAAGCCAGCACTATGAGCTTTTGCCCATCTTGCTGCAACACGCCGTAGCCTGTGATGGCTGTGCCCGGGTCGAAGCCAAGAATGACCATCGAAGCCGCTCCTTTTATCGCGCTTGCAGCCTTTTCGCCTGCGCTGCCAGGCGCGCCAGCTTCTTGCCGTCGCCCACTACCAGCACCAGCAGTCGGTCAGGATGGATGTACTTTCGCGCCGCTGCCAGCACGTCCTGCGCGGTGACTGCCTGTACTCTCTCGATATAGGTGTCGTAAGTGTCACGGGGTAACCCGTATATCTCCAGCAACATCTGCGCCGAGACCGCGTCGCTTGCCGTTGGGAAGCGGAAAACGAAGGAGTTTATCAGGCTGTCCTTCGCCTGCTGCAGCTCTTCCGCGCCGGGCGGCTCTTCGGTAAGACGGCGCGCCTGTTCCTTCATCAGGTGGATAACCTCTTCCGCCGACTCGCTTTTGGTCTGGCATGCCATCACGAAAAGCCCTCTCGGGTTGGCAGGTGCGAAGCTGCTCCACACCGCGTAAGCCAGTCCTCGCTTATCACGTATCTCCTGTGTGAGGCGCGACGTGAACGACCCGCCCAGGATATAGTTCAACACATCCAGTGCAGCGCGTTCGGGAACACCGCGTGGCACACCCAGATGTCCCACGCGCACGTGAGCCTGTTCTGCTTGTCTGGCGATAAAGGCTGTGGAGGCGTTCTGTTCACTGGGCGTCGGTATTACGGGTAGGGCAGGGATGGAGCCATGCCAGTTGCCGAATAACCGGCGCATTTCCTCCAGCATGACGCGCCGATCAAAATCGCCTGTGACCGCAATCCAGAGGTTACGTGGCGTCACCAACTTGCGATGCCACTCCTGTAAGTCACGGCGAGCAATTTTCTGCACCGTCTGTGCGGTAGGTAACCTTCCGAGCGGGTGCTTCGCCCCGTACACCAGCCCAGCAAACTCTCGGCTGGCGATGCCCGCGATGTCGTCGTTGCGTCGGCGGATTTCCTCTATCGCACGCACCTTCGCCAGATTCACCTGCTCCTCGCGAAAGGCAGGGGTGCGCAGCAGATCCACCAGCAGGCGCAACCCCTTGCGCCAGTCCCGTGCCAGCGTGGAGAAGGTGAAGCTGATAGTGTCTCCTTCGTCGGCGATGTCCAGATGCGCTGCCATGTCCTCGATAGCGGTGTTGAACGCTTCTGGCGAGCGAGTAAGGGTTCCGCCGTTTCGCCACGCGCGCACGAAAACGGTACTCAGCCCCGCTTTGTCCGCCGGCTCGTATAGCCGCCCTCCGCGCAGGCGCACTTCCAACTCTACCAGAGGCAGGTCATGGTCTTCCAGCAGGTACACCAC encodes:
- a CDS encoding peptidase M16, which codes for MRESRETALSGGSVRAVYFVTIITMVLLLRWTASAFAVPPTGIEYPPLQYTLPKPERVVLPNGVVVYLLEDHDLPLVELEVRLRGGRLYEPADKAGLSTVFVRAWRNGGTLTRSPEAFNTAIEDMAAHLDIADEGDTISFTFSTLARDWRKGLRLLVDLLRTPAFREEQVNLAKVRAIEEIRRRNDDIAGIASREFAGLVYGAKHPLGRLPTAQTVQKIARRDLQEWHRKLVTPRNLWIAVTGDFDRRVMLEEMRRLFGNWHGSIPALPVIPTPSEQNASTAFIARQAEQAHVRVGHLGVPRGVPERAALDVLNYILGGSFTSRLTQEIRDKRGLAYAVWSSFAPANPRGLFVMACQTKSESAEEVIHLMKEQARRLTEEPPGAEELQQAKDSLINSFVFRFPTASDAVSAQMLLEIYGLPRDTYDTYIERVQAVTAQDVLAAARKYIHPDRLLVLVVGDGKKLARLAAQAKRLQAR
- a CDS encoding crossover junction endodeoxyribonuclease RuvC, giving the protein MVILGFDPGTAITGYGVLQQDGQKLIVLAFGCITTPANLAAPHRLQRIYEQVCRLLDEYQPDVVVTERLFFNRNETTALSVGRTIGVILLAVAQRGIGWVEYTPLQVKTAVVGYGGAEKKQIQYMVTKLLGLAETPKPDDAADALAVALCHAHSAWAKGLETRGR